The following nucleotide sequence is from Acetivibrio cellulolyticus CD2.
GCTTGTCGTCCTTCAGCATTTTTTCCAGAGCCTTTTTTACATCTTTGTTGTTTGTAATCCTTTCACCCTCAAACCCATAAGCTTTGAATATAGCCAGAAAGTCTGGATTTTCATCCAGAAAAACCTGTGTATAACGGCTGCAATGCCTTATCTTTTGAAGTTCCCTTACCATACCGAGCCTGTAGTTATTAAAAAGCAATACCTTAACCCCTATTTTACTTTGCTTCATTGTTCCAAGCTCCTGCATGGACATCTGAAAACTACCGTCACCACCAATACAAATAACTTTAGAATCAGGACAAGCAGTCTTTGCACCCACGGCAGCAGGTAATCCATATCCCATAGTCCCCATACCACCAGATGTTATAAAGTTTCCAGGTCTTCTAACACCAAAGTAATTTGCAACCCATATCTGGTTCTGACCAACCTCAGTCGTCACAATAGTATCGTTATCAACTATTTTTGATAAGACAGATAAGAGGTATTTAGGATTTACATAATTTGAGCCAACATTAGAATCAATTTTCAGAGCATGTTCATGTTTCTTCCTTTTTAGCTCCTCTACCCACTCGTCTACTTCTCCCTTATGTGCAACCTCATTAAGCTCTTTTAGTATTTGTTTCAAGTCCCCAACTACAGGTATGGATACTTCTATATTCTTTCCTATCTCCGCGGGATCTATATCAATATGAACAATTTTAGCCTTTTTTGCAATCTGGTTTGGCTTGCTCATTGCCCGGTCGCCAACTCTTGCACCTAGAATAATCAACAGGTCGGCATTATTTATTGCATAGTTTGCAGTGTAAACACCATGGGAACCAAGCATCCCCAAATTCAGTTCATGTACAGAAGGCAGAACCCCTATACCCATAAGTGTTGGAGTAACAGGTATACTGCACTTCTCCACCAATTCCAAAAGTTCATCCGCAGCTCCCGATCTTAATAATCCTCCACCAGCACAGATTACAGGCTTCTTTGCTTTTTTTATTGCATCAGCTATTTTTTTAATCTGAAGTGAATGACCTTTTATATTTGGTTTATATCCTCTAATATCAACATTTTTAGGATATTCAAACTTAATTTCATCATTCTGTATATCTACAGGTATGTCTATAAGCACAGGACCAGGCCTTCCTGTAGAAGCTATATAAAATGCTTCCTTAATTATCCTGGGTAAATCCTTTGCAGCTTTTACAAGGTAGCTATGCTTGACAAACGGCGCTGCAGCACCAGTTATATCTGCTTCCTGAAATACATCACGCCCAATCAAATCAGAAGATACCTGTCCTGTAATTGCAACTACAGGAATTGAATCCATATATGCAGTAGCAATACCGGTAATAATGTTTGTTGCTCCAGGGCCTGAAGTAACGACACATACTCCCACTCCACCGGATGCACGGGCATATCCGCTTGCTGCATGAGCCGCTCCCTGTTCATGTCTGGTCAATATATGACGTACCTTTGAGTCAATCAAAGCATCATAAAACGGGCATATAGCAGCTCCGGGGTAACCGAATATAACTTCTACCCCTTCCAATTCCAAAGCCTTTACAATCGCTTGTGCTCCTGTCATCTTCATCTAAATACCCCCTTTGCTTTATATTTCAGTCATAAACATGCCTTAAAATTCAAAAACCCCTCGACTCTGCAAACTAAATTTGCAGGGACGAAGGGTATAAAATCCTACGTGGTACCACCCTGATTTTGCATACATATAAAGTATGCTCTCAGGTGCATATAAATAATATGCACAGACTGTAACGTAGTCAACGTCATTGCTTACTTACACTTCGGCAATAAAGCTCCGGAACGAGTTATTCATGCAAATCATGCGCTGATTCTCACCAACCATCAGCTCTCTTGTAGCAATCATGTGCATCTTTATTTCCATCACAGCTTTTACTTCTTAATGTATAGTTGATAAATATTTTACCATCATACTTAAGTGTTGTCAATACTTTTTTTAATATGAATTGCCTACTATAAATTGCAAGTTAAAGTGACGGTAAAATTTTGGTAAACTTGTATAATGCAAACTATTGGCACTATTGTTCGGGATGTCAAGGGCGNNNNNNNNNNNNNNNNNNNNNNNNNNNNNNNNNNNNNNNNNNNNNNNNNNNNNNNNNNNNNNNNNNNNNNNNNNNNNNNNNNNNNNNNNNNNNNNNNNNNTAAACATGCCTTAAAATTCAAAAACCCCTCGACTCTGCAAACTAAATTTGCAGGGACGAAGGGTATAAAATCCTACGTGGTACCACCCTGATTTTGCATACATATAAAGTATGCTCTCAGGTGCATATAAATAATATGCACAGACTGTAACGTAGTCAACGTCATTGCTTACTTACACTTCGGCAATAAAGCTCCGGAACGAGTTATTCATGCAAATCATGCGCTGATTCTCACCAACCATCAGCTCTCTTGTAGCAATCATGTGCATCTTTATTTCCATCACAGCTTTTACTTCTTAATGTATAGTTGATAAATATTTTACCATCATACTTAAGTGTTGTCAATACTTTTTTTAATATGAATTGCCTACTATAAATTGCAAGTTAAAGTGACGGTAAAATTTTGGTAAACTTGTATAATGCAAACTATTGGCACTATTGTTCGGGATGTCAAGGGCGAGCATAGCTCGTTCATCGTAGGCAAAGCCGGAGACCCTTTACATCCATTGCACTATCATCCTTTTGTTCCCGGTCTGTTATGACAGACCGGCTGCCTTCTGGCGAGGACAGGGCTTGGGACAGAGTCCCAAGGTTTTAACTTGCAGCCATATCAATTGCAGACTTATATGCTAATATTCGTCTTGGATAGTTATTTATCCATGTTTCTATCCATTTTATCGTCTTTTTACTTATTCTCCCTATATCTGTTCCTTTTGGTATAAATCGGCGTATTAGCTTGTTTGTATTTTCGTTTGTGCCTCTTTCCCAGGNNNNNNNNNNNNNNNNNNNNNNNNNNNNNNNNNNNNNNNNNNNNNNNNNNNNNNNNNNNNNNNNNNNNNNNNNNNNNNNNNNNNNNNNNNNNNNNNNNNNCAGAATTATACCACAGATATTTTGCCTTGTAAATATTTTTTTACTTTTTTATAAAATTTTATAAATTGCAAGTTAAAGTGACGGTAAAATTTTGGTAAACTTGTATAATGCAAACTATTGGCACTATTGTTCGGGATGTCAAGGGCGAGCATAGCTCGTTCATCGTAGGCAAAGCCGGAGACCCTTTACATCCATTGCACTATCATCCTTTTGTTCCCGGTCTGTTATGACAGACCGGCTGCCTTCTGGCGAGGACAGGGCTTGGGACAGAGTCCCAAGGTTTTAACTTGCAGCCATATCAATTGCAGACTTATATGCTAATATTCGTCTTGGATAGTTATTTATCCATGTTTCTATCCATTTTATCGTCTTTTTACTTATTCTCCCTATATCTGTTCCTTTTGGTATAAATCGGCGTATTAGCTTGTTTGTATTTTCGTTTGTGCCTCTTTCCCAGGAGCTATATGGATGTGCATAATATAGTTTCACCCTTTTATCTTTTCCAGCCCTCACAGACCGTTCTATGCCTTCATAATCAAGAAATTCACTACCATTATCCACTGTTATTGTTTTGAATTTATCCTTAAATGATTTACCATATTTCTTCTCCAAACAATCTAGTGCTGCTACTACTGATTCTTGTGTCTTTGATGGCATTTTGATTATTATTTCCTCGCGTATACTTCTCTCACTTAAAACCAGTAATACTGCACCTTTCCCTTCACGTTTTCCAACAACACAGTCCATTTCCCAATGTCCATATTCCTCGCGCTTATCAATCTCTGTAGGCCTTTCTTCAATGCTTGTTCCTTTAAGATTTTTATGCGGTATCTTTATTTTCTTATAGTCTCTCTTTTTGCCAGCTTTTTTCACTGGAAGATCTATATTTGTAAGGTTTAAGAACACATCTCCTCGATCTATATAGTTATATACTGTCTTTGTACATATTTGGGTCTCAAACTCTAAGCCTTTCGCTTCTATCTCTCCTATCACTGCATCTGGGGAATACTTTTCTTTTACAATCTTTTTTTCTATGTGTTTGACTAATTTGTGGTCTTTACCTATCTTTAATCCAGGTCCTTTGTTCCTTGCATTCTCATAATATATTCGTTGCCCTACATCTGCACAATATTCTTCTCTGTAAGTCAAATCAGAGTTCACAAGCTTTATCTTTCCCCTCGATATTTCTCTTTCTATTGTTCTGATACCTCTTTGCATGCGCTGTGCTATTTCATAAGGTTTTAATCCCTCTTTTAACAATATTTCAATACTATATCTTTCTCTTGCTTTTAGGTGTTTATATTTTTTTGTTTTTGCGGTATTATTAATCTGGCTCATGGTTTTCTCCTTTGTTTGTTTTTCGTGGTTGCTAAACATTATACAATGGATTTTACCATGAGTCTCAATTTTTTGCTTCTTCCGTCACTTTATTTTACAACTTACCATATGAATTGCCTACTATAAATTGCCTACAAAAGCATACCCCTTAAAAATTCCAGTGTATAAAAGCCCAAAAGTAAGATAGATGTATACGTTACCACCATATCCAACCACTTTCTTTTTGTAAAAACTGAAATTCCAATATAAATGGGTACTAATGACGAAATATATCTTGATCCACTCAATAACCATGAGGGTGAAAAAGAGACAATCATGAATAATAACATATATACACTATAGGAAAGACGCATTCTCCCTATTGAATAAAAAATCAAAAAAACCACCAATAAAAATGAAATAATGCAAGGTATCCAATATGTCACCCTAAATATATCCTCAGGATTTATTGCTGATTCAGCGATACGCTTTAAGTTATTAAACATATTTCCGAATTCGTTTTCCCAACCTTCTTTCTGGTATACCAGAAACTTGTTCCAACTTCCATAGATTACTTTATTTATCGACAAGTATACAAAAAACCCCAAAGGAATCAAAAAAACATATATCCCCTTGGAAATAAAGTCTTTCAATATATTCATGAACTTCCGGTCTCGAAGCTTTTGATATACCCGATTTGAAATAATATACTCCAAAACTGCAGGAGCAAACAGAATAATACCCTGATTCTTTGTAAGTGCTGCAAAAAATCCGCATAAACCCGCTGCAAACCATTTCTCTTTTCTGAGATAGTACAAAGTCATAATTGACAATGCAATAAAAATACTTTCAGTATAGGCAATACCAAAGAAAACTGACATGGGATAAATCAACAAGTATTTTATAGATCTCATAGCGGTACTATTATCAAAATCTATCTGTACAAGCTTGTACAAATAATAACATCCTACACCTAACGACAAATCAGAAACAATAACACTTGCAAGCAAACTATTTTTAACTATCTTTGACAAAATACTTACTAAAAGCGGATAAAGCGGATAAAAAACTATCAGTCTAGCATTTTCCCCTGTGCTGTTATAACCATTTTGGGCTATATTCAGATAGTGAAGTGAATCCCATTTGTTCCACAAAGAATCAAAACATTCTACAAAACCAGAATGCTGATTTAGAGTTTGTACTGCATAAAGATAACCAATAAAATACAATACCAATCTTGAAGCAATTGCAACCATTAGTATATTTATTAAAACCTTTGGATGGTTTTTCTTTATTCTTTTATCCTGATAAATCTCTACTCCTAACAAATCCTTAATGAACACTCCTAACAACATAATGCCTATAGCTGTTACCGACAAAATACTTAGTGTTCTAATAAGTTCCGGTACTAAAGGTTCCTCATTTCTAAAGAAGATACTATATAAAAATGTTGCAGCAACTGTTATAATTCCACTTACATATGTAAGTCGTATTTTTGCTGATGAACACTCTTTATTCTTAACAAATAAAATAAAAGTCGTAAGAAAAATATTAATAATTAAAAACAAAATATAGAGCACAAATTCCACTTTTTTACCCCCCTAGCCAATTGATTTAACAGTACTTAACTGGTTGTATATGGCTAAGCTCTAATTTCATTTTATTATACTTTATTGGTTTTTTCAACAAATTTTGCCTTTTACAATGAACTTTGCTTCTTTATCCAGATTTATCAACTAATACTTAACAGGAAGGGTTTTAAACTCTGAAAACATATCTAGAATACCGCAAAAAAGATACTGAACTTTAGATAAGAAATTTTAGAATTCTGATTATAATATATGTTCCTTACTTTTTATAATCCATAAAACAACTAATACTGAACTTTATCTTCTCTGGCTTTCCATTCATCGAAGGCCTCAAGACACAATTCCCTGTCCTTCTGCTCAAATTCAACTTTTTTACGTTCTGCCTTTCCCTTGATTACATCATAAATATATTTGTCATCAAATCCTATCGAAGCAGCATCCTCCCTTGTACAACCATAAAAAACCTTTTCAATTTTAGCCCAATGAATTGCTGAAAAACACATGGGGCAAGGTTCACATGAAGTATATAGCTCACAATCCGAGAGATCAAATCTTTCCAACATTTTTGCTGCACTTCTAATGGCAATCATTTCGGCATGGTCAGTAGGGTCATTATTCTTTATGACCTCGTTATGTGCCCGTGCAATTATCATGTTGTCCTTTACAATAACTGCCCCAAACGGACCTCCATGCCCACTTTTTACACCTTCGACCGCTTCTTGAGCAGCCACTTTCATAAAATCACTGTTTTTTCTCATAATTTTATCCTTTATTTGTGAGTAGTATATTATATATTACCATATTTTTAAACAAAGTACCACCCTTCGCTTTTGACTCTCACATCGTTCGAAAGGGGCGGAATAGTATACCTTTTTGGTCACTTGAAAAAGTGCCAAAAGGGTTTTTGTTTTGTGTGCACAAATGTATAAAATTTGTATCTTGGTTATCTATATTTGTAACTTGGTTTTATTGATATTGATTTGGACACTGCAAAACGCTATTATTGAATTGCGAGGTGAAAACGCTTGAAACTAACGTTAGTCCAAAGGAAACAGGAAGATATTGAAGTTGAAATA
It contains:
- the ilvB gene encoding biosynthetic-type acetolactate synthase large subunit produces the protein MKMTGAQAIVKALELEGVEVIFGYPGAAICPFYDALIDSKVRHILTRHEQGAAHAASGYARASGGVGVCVVTSGPGATNIITGIATAYMDSIPVVAITGQVSSDLIGRDVFQEADITGAAAPFVKHSYLVKAAKDLPRIIKEAFYIASTGRPGPVLIDIPVDIQNDEIKFEYPKNVDIRGYKPNIKGHSLQIKKIADAIKKAKKPVICAGGGLLRSGAADELLELVEKCSIPVTPTLMGIGVLPSVHELNLGMLGSHGVYTANYAINNADLLIILGARVGDRAMSKPNQIAKKAKIVHIDIDPAEIGKNIEVSIPVVGDLKQILKELNEVAHKGEVDEWVEELKRKKHEHALKIDSNVGSNYVNPKYLLSVLSKIVDNDTIVTTEVGQNQIWVANYFGVRRPGNFITSGGMGTMGYGLPAAVGAKTACPDSKVICIGGDGSFQMSMQELGTMKQSKIGVKVLLFNNYRLGMVRELQKIRHCSRYTQVFLDENPDFLAIFKAYGFEGERITNNKDVKKALEKMLKDDKPYLLECLVDPEESTL
- a CDS encoding IS30 family transposase gives rise to the protein MSQINNTAKTKKYKHLKARERYSIEILLKEGLKPYEIAQRMQRGIRTIEREISRGKIKLVNSDLTYREEYCADVGQRIYYENARNKGPGLKIGKDHKLVKHIEKKIVKEKYSPDAVIGEIEAKGLEFETQICTKTVYNYIDRGDVFLNLTNIDLPVKKAGKKRDYKKIKIPHKNLKGTSIEERPTEIDKREEYGHWEMDCVVGKREGKGAVLLVLSERSIREEIIIKMPSKTQESVVAALDCLEKKYGKSFKDKFKTITVDNGSEFLDYEGIERSVRAGKDKRVKLYYAHPYSSWERGTNENTNKLIRRFIPKGTDIGRISKKTIKWIETWINNYPRRILAYKSAIDMAAS
- a CDS encoding glycosyltransferase family 39 protein; amino-acid sequence: MEFVLYILFLIINIFLTTFILFVKNKECSSAKIRLTYVSGIITVAATFLYSIFFRNEEPLVPELIRTLSILSVTAIGIMLLGVFIKDLLGVEIYQDKRIKKNHPKVLINILMVAIASRLVLYFIGYLYAVQTLNQHSGFVECFDSLWNKWDSLHYLNIAQNGYNSTGENARLIVFYPLYPLLVSILSKIVKNSLLASVIVSDLSLGVGCYYLYKLVQIDFDNSTAMRSIKYLLIYPMSVFFGIAYTESIFIALSIMTLYYLRKEKWFAAGLCGFFAALTKNQGIILFAPAVLEYIISNRVYQKLRDRKFMNILKDFISKGIYVFLIPLGFFVYLSINKVIYGSWNKFLVYQKEGWENEFGNMFNNLKRIAESAINPEDIFRVTYWIPCIISFLLVVFLIFYSIGRMRLSYSVYMLLFMIVSFSPSWLLSGSRYISSLVPIYIGISVFTKRKWLDMVVTYTSILLLGFYTLEFLRGMLL
- a CDS encoding nucleoside deaminase, whose protein sequence is MRKNSDFMKVAAQEAVEGVKSGHGGPFGAVIVKDNMIIARAHNEVIKNNDPTDHAEMIAIRSAAKMLERFDLSDCELYTSCEPCPMCFSAIHWAKIEKVFYGCTREDAASIGFDDKYIYDVIKGKAERKKVEFEQKDRELCLEAFDEWKAREDKVQY